A window of the Patescibacteria group bacterium genome harbors these coding sequences:
- a CDS encoding Fic family protein, which translates to MIKNTKKTEKNTVSDNFSKRIENIPASVVSKIAKIDELKGRWISGARLSPQVLGRLKRSVLITSTGASTRIEGSRLSDADIEKLMRGINIQKFTNRDKQEVKGYYELLENVFNSWKNLKFNESLTKHFHKELLEYAEKDQEHRGEYKKGENKVHMVDEAGQSIGILFDTSPAYLTPGQMRDLIEWTQRILKENKYHPLLVIGNFLVEFLKIHPFSDGNGRLSRVLTNLLLLHAGYQYMPYISHEKLVEDNKPDYYVALRRSQKTIGSEKENITDWLGFFLDMILKQSEMAVELLSKENIEKILSEKQLIIWQYIEKTKETSTGDIIKNTNIGRATVKQALDVLLKLKKVERIGLGRSSRYRKI; encoded by the coding sequence ATGATAAAAAATACTAAAAAAACTGAAAAAAACACGGTTTCAGACAATTTTTCAAAACGGATTGAAAATATCCCAGCTAGCGTTGTCTCTAAAATCGCTAAAATTGATGAATTAAAAGGGCGATGGATATCAGGCGCTCGTCTTAGCCCGCAAGTCCTAGGAAGATTAAAGCGGTCAGTTTTGATTACTTCAACCGGCGCTTCCACTCGTATTGAAGGCTCTCGCCTATCTGACGCAGATATTGAAAAATTGATGCGGGGTATTAATATACAAAAATTTACCAATCGCGACAAGCAAGAAGTAAAAGGTTATTATGAATTACTGGAAAATGTTTTTAATTCATGGAAAAATTTAAAGTTTAACGAAAGCCTGACTAAACATTTTCATAAAGAGCTTTTGGAATACGCCGAAAAAGATCAAGAACATAGAGGAGAATACAAAAAAGGAGAAAACAAGGTTCACATGGTAGATGAAGCCGGCCAATCAATCGGCATTCTTTTTGACACCTCGCCTGCCTATCTCACTCCAGGACAAATGAGAGATTTAATTGAATGGACACAAAGAATATTGAAAGAGAATAAATATCATCCGCTATTAGTAATCGGAAATTTTTTAGTTGAATTCTTAAAAATTCATCCTTTTTCTGATGGCAACGGAAGGTTATCTCGGGTACTTACGAATTTGCTTTTATTGCACGCGGGTTATCAATATATGCCGTATATTTCTCATGAAAAATTAGTAGAAGATAACAAACCTGACTATTATGTTGCCCTTAGAAGAAGCCAAAAAACAATCGGGTCAGAAAAAGAAAATATAACTGATTGGCTTGGTTTTTTTCTGGATATGATTTTAAAGCAATCGGAAATGGCGGTAGAACTTTTATCCAAAGAAAATATAGAAAAAATCTTGTCAGAAAAGCAACTTATCATCTGGCAATACATTGAAAAGACGAAAGAAACCAGCACGGGCGATATTATTAAAAATACCAATATAGGCAGAGCAACTGTTAAACAGGCTCTGGATGTTTTACTTAAACTTAAAAAAGTTGAAAGAATCGGACTTGGCAGAAGCTCTAGATATAGAAAAATTTAA